In the bacterium genome, one interval contains:
- a CDS encoding GNAT family N-acetyltransferase, with product MAGKIELRDATTADAPLLRAWRNDPETRRASHNPAAVGEAEHTAWLAASLASPDRLLLVAQSGDEPVGVVRADRDPGTDTWELSWTVAPPARGRGVAKAMVRLLADRLPGPLRAEVRAGNTASIRVAEHAGLTLDREHDGVLHFRRPARA from the coding sequence ATGGCCGGAAAAATCGAGTTGCGGGACGCGACCACCGCCGACGCCCCCCTGCTGCGCGCCTGGCGCAACGACCCCGAGACGCGCCGGGCCAGCCACAACCCTGCCGCGGTGGGCGAAGCCGAGCACACGGCCTGGCTCGCCGCCTCCCTCGCCAGCCCCGACCGGCTGCTCCTGGTCGCCCAGAGCGGCGACGAGCCGGTGGGTGTCGTGCGGGCCGATCGCGATCCGGGCACCGACACCTGGGAGCTGTCCTGGACCGTGGCGCCGCCGGCCCGCGGACGAGGCGTCGCCAAGGCCATGGTCCGGCTGCTCGCCGACCGCCTGCCCGGTCCCCTGCGGGCCGAGGTCAGGGCCGGCAACACCGCGTCGATCCGCGTCGCCGAGCACGCCGGCCTGACGCTCGACCGCGAACACGACGGCGTGCTGCA